In Deferribacter desulfuricans SSM1, the following are encoded in one genomic region:
- a CDS encoding ABC transporter ATP-binding protein produces MLKTENISINFGGLKALDNVSISIKNESITALIGPNGAGKTTLFNIITGFLKPTSGKIIFENQNITNFSPNKIFKLGIVRTFQNLKIIKEVTVKENLILGLLKKELKYNYLKNFLRLDKDYRKFIDEKLDEALEFFDIADWKNKTPEESPYGVLKLLELARGYLAKPKLLLLDEPAAGLNNFEKEKMVEIIKRLNEEGVTILMVEHDMNFISSLATHVYCLNFGKIIAEGDFKSVRNNPEVLKAYLGEEDA; encoded by the coding sequence TTGCTAAAAACTGAAAACATTTCAATTAATTTTGGTGGATTAAAAGCACTGGATAACGTTTCTATTTCAATAAAAAATGAAAGCATAACAGCTCTTATTGGACCAAACGGAGCTGGTAAAACAACACTTTTTAATATAATAACCGGCTTTTTAAAACCAACTAGTGGTAAGATTATTTTTGAAAATCAAAATATTACCAATTTTTCACCAAATAAAATATTTAAATTAGGTATTGTCAGAACTTTTCAAAATCTAAAAATAATAAAAGAAGTAACTGTTAAAGAAAATCTTATTTTAGGATTGTTGAAAAAAGAATTAAAGTACAATTACTTGAAGAATTTTTTGAGATTGGACAAAGATTATAGAAAATTTATCGATGAAAAACTGGATGAAGCTTTAGAATTTTTTGATATTGCTGACTGGAAAAATAAAACTCCTGAGGAATCACCTTATGGAGTTTTAAAACTTCTTGAGTTAGCAAGAGGATATCTCGCAAAACCAAAACTACTTCTTTTAGATGAACCAGCAGCAGGTTTAAACAATTTTGAAAAGGAAAAAATGGTTGAAATAATTAAAAGATTAAATGAAGAAGGTGTCACCATCTTAATGGTTGAACATGATATGAACTTTATATCAAGTTTAGCTACTCATGTATACTGTTTAAATTTTGGTAAAATAATTGCAGAAGGTGACTTTAAAAGTGTAAGGAACAACCCTGAAGTTTTAAAAGCTTATCTTGGTGAAGAAGATGCTTAA
- a CDS encoding HD domain-containing protein: MKDNNEKSSTYLSIVDFFYEVGILQQIQRSGIPFLGSGKQSIAEHIFRTVVIGYQLSKLANADTTKVLLMCLFHDLEETRTGDLNYLQQKYVKPKEKKALSDILQNLPSKDEIMAIISEYERQETLESKLAKDSDTLELILFLKENLDKGNEQANFWIQNAQKRLKTEIGKNLFKQIMKRKYYHWWQEINNDWVNGNKTW; this comes from the coding sequence ATGAAAGACAACAATGAAAAATCATCAACTTATCTAAGTATAGTTGATTTCTTTTATGAAGTAGGAATTTTACAACAGATTCAGCGGAGCGGAATACCTTTTTTAGGAAGTGGTAAACAATCCATAGCTGAACATATTTTTAGAACTGTTGTTATAGGTTATCAATTATCAAAATTAGCAAATGCTGACACCACAAAAGTATTATTAATGTGTTTATTCCATGATTTAGAAGAAACAAGAACTGGAGATCTAAATTATCTACAACAAAAATATGTTAAACCTAAGGAAAAAAAAGCTTTATCTGACATTTTGCAAAATTTACCATCAAAGGATGAAATAATGGCTATCATAAGTGAATACGAAAGACAGGAAACCTTAGAATCAAAATTAGCAAAAGACTCTGATACATTAGAACTTATACTCTTTTTAAAAGAAAACCTGGATAAAGGGAATGAGCAAGCTAATTTTTGGATTCAAAATGCACAAAAGAGGTTAAAAACAGAAATTGGCAAAAATCTTTTCAAACAGATAATGAAAAGAAAGTATTATCATTGGTGGCAGGAAATCAATAACGATTGGGTAAATGGTAATAAAACTTGGTAA
- a CDS encoding flagellar brake protein, whose protein sequence is MEKITNPDKYIESNTKILVEVLSGEFIGKYDSRIESINDDYIYISLPTKNAIPAPLKPGTKIDVSFVTDKGRFSFITEVINRVRDNIIMLKIKKPDQLFRKELRKYFRVETFLKIIVCKIVYNDNKNTPDMIKICKEGTVKDISGGGVRIFTELELYIDDIIELDFSGAINNIKEVFGKVVRVKEINGKTEAGVEFISIRENDRDKIIQYVFKRQIELKRMQS, encoded by the coding sequence ATGGAAAAAATTACCAACCCTGATAAATATATCGAATCAAATACAAAAATATTAGTTGAAGTGTTGTCAGGAGAATTTATCGGTAAATATGATTCAAGGATTGAGTCAATTAATGACGATTATATATATATCTCTCTGCCCACAAAAAATGCAATCCCTGCCCCACTAAAGCCAGGGACAAAAATTGACGTTTCTTTTGTAACAGATAAAGGCAGATTTAGTTTTATCACTGAAGTAATAAATAGAGTAAGAGACAATATTATAATGTTAAAAATAAAAAAACCTGATCAATTATTTAGAAAAGAATTAAGAAAATATTTTAGAGTGGAAACATTTTTAAAAATAATAGTATGCAAAATAGTATACAACGATAATAAGAATACGCCAGATATGATAAAAATTTGTAAAGAAGGTACTGTTAAAGATATTTCAGGTGGTGGTGTTAGAATCTTTACTGAATTAGAGCTTTATATTGATGACATTATTGAATTGGATTTTTCAGGAGCTATAAATAATATTAAAGAAGTTTTTGGAAAAGTTGTAAGAGTAAAGGAAATAAACGGGAAAACAGAAGCTGGGGTTGAGTTTATATCCATAAGAGAAAACGATAGGGATAAAATTATTCAATATGTTTTTAAAAGACAAATTGAACTAAAAAGAATGCAATCATAA
- a CDS encoding DMT family transporter, with protein MDNKELKGSLFIILAAFLWGTTGTTQGLAPSEANSAVLGTLRILIGGLALFFIAYIKNKKLNLSNIPLMLTFLGMASVALYQLSFFYGVKLAGVAVGTVVGIGSSPISAGLLSIIFLKEKIPAKWYFSTFISLLGLIFIGLGGSNSNYDFNILGIFLAILAGFSYALYTLVSKILLKSLDNDTVMALLFLGGAILLSPILFFNDLSWVFTTKGILVTLHLGLFTTTISYIFFIRGLNYINVSKTATLSLTEPLTATFLGITVLHEKPNIYSIIGIILIFLGILILTYNKNKKS; from the coding sequence ATGGATAACAAAGAATTAAAAGGTTCACTATTTATTATACTTGCTGCATTTCTGTGGGGAACAACAGGTACTACTCAAGGTTTGGCTCCATCTGAGGCAAACTCTGCAGTTTTAGGTACCTTGAGAATTTTAATTGGTGGTTTGGCTCTTTTTTTTATTGCTTATATAAAAAATAAAAAACTGAATCTATCAAATATACCGTTAATGTTAACATTTTTAGGCATGGCAAGTGTAGCACTTTACCAGCTCAGCTTTTTTTATGGTGTTAAACTTGCTGGCGTTGCTGTGGGTACAGTAGTTGGGATAGGGAGCTCTCCCATTTCTGCAGGATTGTTATCTATAATTTTTTTAAAGGAAAAAATACCTGCAAAATGGTATTTTAGTACTTTTATTTCATTATTAGGATTAATCTTTATCGGTTTAGGAGGAAGTAATTCTAATTATGACTTTAACATTTTAGGTATCTTTTTAGCTATTTTAGCAGGTTTTTCCTATGCATTGTACACACTGGTAAGCAAAATATTACTTAAATCTCTTGATAACGATACCGTCATGGCTTTACTATTTCTTGGTGGAGCTATCCTTTTATCCCCTATTCTCTTTTTCAATGATCTTTCATGGGTCTTTACTACAAAAGGGATTTTGGTAACGCTACACTTGGGATTATTCACTACAACAATATCTTATATATTTTTCATTAGAGGATTAAACTATATTAATGTTTCTAAAACAGCCACTTTATCTCTTACCGAACCATTAACCGCAACATTTTTAGGAATAACTGTTTTACACGAAAAACCAAACATATATTCTATCATCGGTATAATTTTGATATTTTTAGGTATTCTAATTTTAACCTACAATAAAAATAAAAAATCTTAA
- a CDS encoding ABC transporter ATP-binding protein: MLKTVSLSAYYGKIRALTNVSLHVKKGEFVSLIGSNGAGKTTLLNSIMGHISNKTGKIYFDEKEITNFNTEKIVSLGIGYVPEGRRIFTDMTVEENLEMGAFLIKNKSKIKENIKQIYEIFPVLKERKKQIAGMLSGGEQQMLAIGRALMLSPNILLMDEPSMGLAPKIITDLYNKLKVLKKSGITIFLVEQNAKIALKYSDRSYVLENGSIILQGKSSELLNDNELLRAYLGKEYKDKWER; this comes from the coding sequence ATGCTTAAGACCGTGTCCCTTTCAGCGTATTATGGGAAAATAAGAGCTTTAACAAACGTTTCACTTCATGTTAAAAAAGGTGAATTTGTATCCTTGATTGGATCAAACGGTGCAGGCAAAACAACTTTACTCAATTCAATAATGGGGCATATTTCTAATAAAACGGGGAAAATTTACTTTGACGAAAAAGAGATAACTAACTTCAATACAGAAAAAATTGTATCTTTAGGTATAGGCTACGTACCAGAAGGTAGAAGAATTTTCACAGATATGACTGTAGAAGAAAATTTAGAAATGGGAGCTTTTTTAATAAAAAATAAAAGCAAAATAAAAGAGAACATCAAGCAAATATATGAAATCTTTCCTGTGCTTAAAGAAAGAAAAAAACAGATAGCAGGAATGCTCTCAGGCGGAGAGCAGCAGATGCTAGCTATTGGTAGAGCATTAATGCTTTCCCCAAATATATTACTAATGGACGAACCCTCAATGGGGTTAGCTCCAAAAATAATTACAGATCTTTACAACAAGCTAAAGGTTTTAAAAAAATCGGGGATAACAATTTTCTTGGTTGAGCAAAATGCTAAAATAGCATTGAAATATTCTGATAGAAGTTATGTCTTAGAAAATGGATCTATAATCCTGCAAGGTAAAAGCAGCGAATTATTAAATGACAATGAACTTTTAAGAGCATATTTAGGTAAAGAATATAAAGATAAATGGGAGAGGTAA
- a CDS encoding CheR family methyltransferase, protein MQSSLLKKNTLFETICEFLSIECGFKITNATINRILEFIQHNSFLEQLSYEELIVFLRKNLISFILNNETYFFRNKDQIDKIIDYYKTQQIRGNLKILSFGCSTGEECYSLSIKFFLENINNYEIIGIDIDKDALEKAKKGEYTENSFRGNIDFYKNFFVKEKNKYLIKSFLKTNVKFIEINLLKENILKYFEEEYFDIILANNVLIYLDDKAINVVLNQLNQVLNKNGLFLTSKEESHIVDNSHIFTKDEFDNSVFKKINIEDVIKQEFRELYESNIKSDDENAENIYKLKDRYKNLSIEQLKNLLQQEKDKFKILAIYYLIFENSYNPEDLKNFITKLIENGFYNEGRKWLKTYLMIINPTEKDLNDYIDLCIKTKNYDDLINILKKKIKLFKNENDIKLYKTLTGKNYE, encoded by the coding sequence ATGCAATCAAGTTTATTAAAGAAGAATACACTATTTGAAACAATATGTGAATTCCTTTCTATAGAATGTGGCTTTAAAATAACCAATGCCACTATAAATAGAATTTTAGAATTTATACAACACAATAGTTTCTTAGAACAACTTTCCTATGAAGAATTAATTGTTTTTTTAAGAAAAAATCTAATAAGTTTTATTTTAAACAATGAAACATATTTTTTCAGAAACAAAGACCAAATTGATAAAATTATAGATTATTATAAAACTCAACAAATAAGAGGAAATCTAAAGATTTTATCTTTTGGCTGTTCAACAGGGGAAGAGTGTTATTCATTATCAATAAAATTTTTTTTAGAAAACATAAATAATTATGAAATTATTGGTATAGACATTGATAAAGACGCTTTAGAAAAAGCTAAAAAAGGAGAATATACTGAAAATTCATTTAGAGGTAATATTGATTTTTATAAAAATTTTTTCGTCAAAGAAAAAAACAAATATTTAATAAAAAGCTTTTTAAAAACCAATGTCAAATTTATTGAAATAAACCTTTTAAAAGAAAATATCTTAAAATATTTTGAAGAAGAATACTTTGATATAATACTTGCTAATAATGTACTAATATATTTAGATGATAAAGCAATAAATGTTGTCTTAAATCAACTTAATCAGGTTTTAAACAAAAACGGCCTTTTTCTAACATCTAAAGAAGAATCTCATATTGTTGATAATTCTCATATTTTTACAAAAGATGAGTTTGATAATAGTGTATTTAAAAAAATCAATATTGAAGATGTCATAAAACAAGAATTTAGAGAGCTTTATGAATCAAATATTAAATCTGATGATGAAAATGCTGAAAATATCTATAAACTAAAAGATAGATATAAAAATTTATCAATAGAGCAGCTTAAAAATCTTTTACAACAGGAAAAAGATAAATTTAAGATATTAGCTATTTATTATTTGATCTTCGAAAACTCCTATAATCCTGAAGATTTAAAGAATTTTATTACCAAACTTATAGAAAATGGGTTTTATAATGAAGGGAGAAAATGGCTAAAAACATATTTAATGATAATTAATCCTACCGAAAAAGATTTAAATGATTATATTGATTTGTGTATCAAGACAAAAAACTATGATGATTTAATAAATATATTAAAGAAAAAAATTAAATTATTTAAAAATGAAAATGATATTAAATTATACAAAACTTTAACCGGAAAAAATTATGAATGA
- a CDS encoding STAS domain-containing protein, with product MAFKTEKVEDVEIIIPLSEIDAINGNEIRDHISKLKNVSGVIINFDRVIYLNSSGLRELIQSLKYLKDNHIPFALCNLSENIHKIFSNTNLNKLFNIFKNEKDAIKFIKEEYTI from the coding sequence ATGGCATTTAAAACTGAAAAAGTAGAAGATGTAGAAATTATAATTCCTTTAAGCGAAATTGATGCAATAAATGGAAATGAAATTAGAGATCACATTTCAAAACTTAAAAATGTTTCCGGTGTAATAATTAACTTTGATAGAGTTATATATCTCAATAGCTCCGGTTTAAGAGAGCTTATACAATCACTCAAATATTTAAAAGATAACCATATCCCTTTTGCATTATGTAATCTTTCTGAGAACATTCATAAAATTTTCTCAAACACAAATCTAAACAAGCTTTTTAACATATTTAAAAACGAAAAAGATGCAATCAAGTTTATTAAAGAAGAATACACTATTTGA
- a CDS encoding phenylacetate--CoA ligase family protein, producing MKMWQMSDETMSVSEIKQLQLERLQSTLNRVYNNVEFYHNLFNKLNITPEKIKSLDDIKHLPFTTKQDLRDNYPYGMFAVPLKDIVRIHSSSGTTGKPTVVGYTKRDLELWKNLVARIMVAGGVTKDDIVHIAFTYGLFTGGFGLHYGAEHIGASVIPVSSGNTRRQIMIMQDYRSSVLICTPSYALHIAETLESMGLTKDDIHLKYGLFGSEPWGEKIRSEIENRLGIIATDNYGLSEIIGPGVAGECLYKNGLHINEDHFYVEVIDPETGEVLPEGEKGELVITTLSKEAMPLIRYRTRDITRIYRDNCKCGRTLIKMEKPSGRTDDMIIVNGVNVFPSQVEEALKEIEDTTPHFMIYVRKKGALDMMEIHLEVSENLFFDEMKRQKEVLDKITEKLFNYLGIKPKVKLVEPKSLERFEGKAKRVIDERQQ from the coding sequence ATGAAAATGTGGCAAATGTCTGATGAAACAATGTCTGTATCAGAAATAAAACAGTTGCAGTTGGAAAGGCTGCAATCTACTTTAAATAGAGTTTACAATAATGTGGAATTTTATCATAATCTTTTTAATAAATTGAATATTACACCAGAGAAAATAAAATCATTAGATGACATTAAACATTTACCTTTTACCACAAAGCAGGATTTAAGGGATAATTATCCATATGGCATGTTTGCTGTTCCGTTAAAAGATATAGTTCGCATACACTCATCAAGTGGTACAACAGGAAAACCAACAGTCGTAGGTTATACAAAAAGGGATTTGGAGCTTTGGAAAAACTTAGTTGCTAGGATTATGGTTGCTGGTGGTGTTACAAAAGATGATATCGTACATATTGCTTTTACTTATGGATTATTTACTGGTGGATTTGGGCTCCACTACGGTGCTGAACATATAGGTGCCAGTGTTATTCCAGTCTCAAGTGGCAATACAAGAAGACAAATCATGATTATGCAGGATTATCGAAGTAGTGTTTTAATATGTACACCTTCTTATGCATTACATATTGCAGAAACATTAGAATCAATGGGGCTTACCAAAGATGATATACATCTCAAATATGGACTTTTTGGTAGCGAACCTTGGGGTGAAAAAATAAGAAGTGAAATTGAAAATAGACTTGGCATAATTGCAACAGACAATTATGGTCTCAGCGAAATTATAGGACCAGGAGTTGCTGGAGAATGTCTTTATAAAAACGGATTGCATATTAATGAGGACCATTTTTACGTAGAAGTAATTGATCCAGAAACTGGTGAAGTATTACCAGAAGGGGAAAAGGGGGAACTGGTTATTACCACATTATCAAAAGAAGCTATGCCGTTGATTAGATATAGAACCAGGGATATAACAAGGATTTACAGAGATAATTGTAAATGTGGTAGAACTTTGATAAAGATGGAGAAACCTTCTGGTAGAACCGATGACATGATTATAGTAAATGGTGTAAATGTATTCCCTTCTCAAGTTGAAGAAGCTTTAAAAGAGATAGAAGACACCACACCACACTTTATGATTTATGTTAGAAAAAAAGGCGCTTTGGATATGATGGAGATACACTTAGAAGTTTCAGAAAATCTATTTTTTGATGAAATGAAAAGGCAAAAAGAGGTTTTGGATAAAATTACCGAAAAATTGTTTAACTATTTAGGAATAAAACCAAAAGTGAAGCTTGTTGAACCAAAATCATTAGAACGTTTTGAAGGGAAAGCTAAAAGGGTAATTGATGAAAGACAACAATGA
- a CDS encoding response regulator, with protein sequence MKILYIEDNVNNLVLVKKILEPFFSEFLIAENGEEGLNILLNENPDVALIDLNLPDLSGFEILKRYKSSNLESTTVFIAISGYTDKHTIKDVFKAGFDGFVEKPVDVEKLYEYLINIHKTKNSEKKEISSTQKISQKINTVELWDEIIETISHELKTPITSLMIDISNNKIDKNKIMSFLNNYIKEIEELTSFLKNQYQIINGKRNFFFIDELISYLEQKYNINITHINSKKKIFHNYELIKYLFDIIVKNILSLTNKKYSITISTDEKNVNIIFEDCLDNKKLAMIDKNNYLMKIIEKLNAKIFTDQNNLFLILPIWG encoded by the coding sequence ATGAAGATTTTATATATAGAGGATAATGTAAACAACCTTGTTTTAGTTAAAAAAATCTTAGAGCCTTTTTTCTCAGAATTTTTGATAGCAGAAAATGGTGAAGAAGGTTTAAATATTTTATTAAACGAAAATCCTGATGTTGCACTTATCGATTTAAATCTTCCAGATTTATCTGGTTTTGAAATTTTAAAACGTTATAAAAGTAGTAATTTAGAATCAACAACCGTATTTATTGCAATATCCGGCTACACTGATAAACACACTATAAAGGATGTTTTTAAAGCTGGTTTCGATGGGTTTGTAGAAAAACCTGTAGATGTTGAAAAACTTTATGAATATTTAATAAATATCCATAAAACTAAAAATAGCGAAAAAAAAGAAATTTCATCTACCCAAAAAATATCACAAAAAATCAATACTGTGGAATTATGGGATGAAATAATTGAAACAATCTCTCACGAGTTAAAAACTCCAATAACTTCTTTAATGATAGATATTTCCAATAATAAAATTGATAAGAATAAGATTATGTCTTTTTTAAACAATTACATTAAAGAGATTGAAGAACTAACAAGTTTTTTAAAAAATCAGTATCAAATTATAAATGGTAAAAGAAATTTCTTTTTTATTGATGAGTTAATTTCGTATCTTGAACAAAAATACAATATAAATATTACCCATATCAACAGTAAGAAGAAAATATTCCATAATTACGAGTTAATTAAATATCTATTTGACATTATAGTTAAAAACATATTATCATTAACTAATAAAAAATACAGCATAACTATTAGTACTGATGAAAAGAATGTAAATATTATTTTTGAAGATTGCTTGGATAATAAAAAGTTAGCTATGATAGATAAAAACAATTATTTGATGAAAATTATAGAAAAACTAAATGCTAAGATATTTACTGACCAAAACAATTTATTTTTAATCTTACCAATATGGGGTTGA
- a CDS encoding ATP-binding protein, giving the protein MYKVLYVEDDFQSFKLVEMILKKHNIDVFLAKDGLEAIELAEEIIPDLIIMDINLPKLKGYEAAAILKSKKSTNHIPIIALTAVSENSYEKLSMAAGCEAFFTKPIDPKSFAQNIISFIEKRDFSEKNIDLFSKEISLSLKNKAESLAKLERELLNLNYKLNKILGSLPEAVFIVSSDFTINYMNTKALQIKVSNQNFITTNNFLEIFSLVDYTLEQLNEDLKENDKVEGVYSILNDNSNRFFLTTFTTFDDDTLITLKEITDIKTFEENIKHVEKLATIGQITSGIIHEINNPLTSIKNYLSVLKHLCSDSTQQEILNKLNFGIEKIENLAVNLVTFVRKPENKKYPINLNNTIKSVFSFSDYEIRRGNVQINLELEENLPLIYGNNTSIEQMILNLLINANHALAEVENPQITVKTYSNNDDIFLEISDNGPGIPEEIQDKIFEPFFTTKPEGKGTGLGLAIVKKIVEEHNGEICFNTSKNGTTFVIKFKKVSGEN; this is encoded by the coding sequence ATGTACAAAGTGTTATATGTTGAAGATGACTTTCAAAGTTTTAAACTTGTCGAAATGATTTTGAAAAAACATAATATCGATGTTTTTTTAGCAAAAGACGGTTTAGAAGCCATAGAACTAGCTGAAGAAATTATACCTGATCTAATTATAATGGATATTAATCTTCCAAAACTAAAAGGTTATGAAGCAGCAGCAATTTTAAAATCTAAAAAATCAACTAACCACATACCAATAATAGCTCTTACAGCAGTTTCAGAAAATTCGTATGAAAAACTATCCATGGCAGCAGGCTGTGAAGCATTTTTCACAAAACCTATAGATCCCAAGTCTTTTGCACAAAACATTATTTCATTTATTGAAAAAAGGGACTTTAGTGAAAAAAATATTGATCTTTTTTCAAAAGAAATCAGTCTATCCTTAAAAAATAAAGCTGAATCTTTAGCCAAACTAGAAAGGGAACTATTAAATCTTAATTATAAACTAAACAAAATTCTTGGTTCTCTTCCAGAAGCTGTTTTTATAGTATCCTCAGATTTTACAATAAATTATATGAACACTAAAGCATTACAGATAAAAGTTAGCAATCAAAATTTTATAACTACCAATAATTTTTTAGAAATATTTTCTTTAGTGGATTATACTTTGGAACAATTAAATGAGGATTTAAAAGAAAATGATAAAGTAGAAGGTGTATACTCCATCTTAAACGATAATTCAAATAGGTTTTTTTTAACAACATTCACAACTTTTGATGATGATACTTTGATTACTCTTAAAGAAATAACAGATATAAAAACTTTTGAAGAAAACATAAAGCATGTGGAAAAGCTTGCCACAATAGGACAAATTACTTCTGGAATCATCCACGAAATAAACAACCCTTTAACATCAATAAAAAATTATTTATCAGTTTTGAAACACCTTTGCAGTGATAGTACACAGCAAGAAATTTTAAATAAACTAAATTTTGGAATCGAAAAAATTGAAAATTTAGCGGTAAATTTAGTTACCTTTGTAAGAAAACCGGAAAATAAAAAATATCCTATAAATCTAAACAATACAATTAAATCAGTGTTTTCTTTTAGTGATTACGAAATCAGAAGAGGAAATGTACAAATAAATTTAGAATTGGAAGAAAATCTACCATTGATTTATGGTAATAACACAAGCATTGAACAAATGATTTTAAATCTACTAATAAATGCAAATCATGCTTTAGCAGAAGTAGAGAACCCACAAATAACTGTTAAAACTTATTCCAATAATGATGATATCTTCCTTGAAATCTCTGACAACGGTCCAGGGATACCAGAAGAAATCCAAGACAAAATTTTTGAACCTTTTTTTACAACAAAACCAGAAGGTAAAGGTACAGGATTAGGCCTTGCCATAGTGAAAAAGATTGTTGAAGAACATAATGGAGAGATTTGTTTTAACACTTCTAAAAATGGCACAACTTTTGTTATAAAATTCAAAAAAGTTAGTGGAGAAAACTAA
- a CDS encoding branched-chain amino acid ABC transporter permease: MNSLNKNFFIINFILIILIGLFLKNEYYLSLISYILINAMLASGLNILLGYAGIISLCQASFFGIGAYLSGILTVHYSYSPIATVFIGAIITFIVAILIAYPTLKLHGHYLAMATLGFGMIIYIFANELDIFTGGPSGLVGIPYFSLFGFEFDTELKNYALFAFLYLITVVLLELFDKSFLSYDFRFIRESEHASSAFGIDFHKEKVILFAVIASFSSIIGSFYSFYSQFISPTSIGINYSIEILAMVIIGGLGSTYGGIIGAIIISLIPELFASFEDYEILIYGGILAFCIIFFPYGINGIFKRLKVAKN, translated from the coding sequence ATGAATAGTTTAAACAAAAATTTTTTTATAATAAATTTCATATTAATAATTTTAATAGGCCTTTTCTTAAAAAATGAGTATTACCTTAGTTTAATTTCATACATTTTAATCAATGCCATGTTAGCTTCTGGTTTAAATATTTTACTTGGTTATGCAGGGATAATATCTCTATGTCAGGCATCATTTTTCGGAATTGGAGCTTATTTATCAGGTATTTTAACAGTGCATTATTCTTACTCACCAATAGCAACAGTTTTCATTGGTGCTATAATTACTTTTATTGTTGCTATTCTGATTGCCTACCCCACCCTCAAATTACACGGACACTATCTTGCAATGGCTACACTTGGTTTTGGTATGATAATCTACATTTTTGCCAATGAATTAGATATCTTTACGGGAGGGCCTTCGGGACTCGTTGGTATACCATATTTTTCCCTATTTGGTTTTGAATTTGATACAGAATTAAAAAATTATGCTTTATTCGCTTTTCTTTATCTGATTACAGTTGTTCTTCTAGAGTTATTTGATAAATCTTTTCTCAGCTACGATTTTAGATTTATAAGAGAATCAGAACACGCATCAAGCGCATTTGGAATAGATTTTCATAAAGAAAAAGTTATCCTTTTTGCTGTTATAGCTTCCTTTTCATCCATAATTGGATCATTCTACTCTTTTTATAGCCAGTTTATAAGCCCCACATCTATAGGGATTAACTATTCAATTGAAATTTTGGCAATGGTTATAATTGGTGGTTTGGGAAGTACTTACGGTGGTATTATAGGTGCAATAATAATCTCGCTTATACCAGAACTTTTTGCATCTTTTGAGGATTATGAAATTTTAATTTATGGTGGTATATTAGCATTTTGTATCATATTTTTCCCATATGGAATAAACGGAATATTCAAGAGGTTAAAAGTTGCTAAAAACTGA